The Cryptococcus decagattii chromosome 14, complete sequence genome window below encodes:
- a CDS encoding allantoinase produces MPSQTILAPQAILPDSLRPQTATIVFDTDSGIITSVTPGIHQGKGEANVWKIEEGKVLLPGLIDTHVHLNQPGRTAWEGFRTGTLAAISGGITTLIDMPLNSIPPTTTLSGLATKKASAKEVGVSCDLGFWGGIVPGNEGELRGLWDGGVKGFKCFLIESGVEEFPCGTNALIMFHAELDAPTHTHTHTHTHATHRTSTDPSAYSTFLQSRPPQWEISALQLILRIAQSYPDLRFHIVHLSASDAVPLLQSALVGNDAGTDTGPLKNLTVETCFHYLCLRDTDIPPNATQFKCCPPIRDESNRLKLIDALLEGTIQYVVSDHSPCVPELKKGDFLSAWGGVSGLGLGLSLLWTELGVGRRVELGQIVEWMGRVQAKQVGLQGKKGVIQKGAAADFVVFDPHATFEVTPETLRFKNKVSPYIGKTLTGVVEKTYLGGKLVWDHGRESNETLGRFV; encoded by the exons ATGCCCTCACAAACGATTCTCGCACCCCAAGCCATCCTTCCGGACAGCCTCCGCCCTCAGACTGCCACTATCGTATTCGATACCGATTCTGGGATCATTACTTCTGTCACTCCTGGTATTCACCAAGGTAAAGGAGAAGCCAATGTGTGGAAAATCGAGGAGGGAAAAGTCTTGCTTCCCGGTCTTATCGA CACACACGTCCACCTCAACCAACCCGGCCGTACCGCCTGGGAAGGTTTCCGTACCGGCACACTTGCGGCCATTTCCGGCGGTATCACCACGCTTATCGACATGCCTCTCAATTCTATCCCTCCTACCACCACGCTCTCTGGCCTCGCTACCAAAAAGGCTTCCGCCAAAGAGGTCGGAGTGAGCTGCGATTTGGGGTTTTGGGGTGGGATTGTCCCCGGGAATGAGGGAGAGTTGAGGGGACTTTGGGACGGAGGGGTAAAGGGGTTTAAATGTTTTCTGATTGAGTCGGGTGTCGAG GAGTTTCCATGT GGTACCAATGCCCTCATCATGTTCCACGCCGAACTCGACGCTCCCACCCACACCCACACCCACACCCACACCCATGCGACGCACCGCACATCGACCGACCCATCGGCGTACTCTACATTCCTCCAATCACGCCCTCCACAATGGGAAATCTCTGCTCTCCAACTTATCCTCCGTATCGCCCAATCTTATCCCGACTTGCGGTTCCACATCGTCCATCTCTCCGCTTCCGATGCCGTGCCCCTCCTCCAATCTGCTCTCGTGGGCAACGACGCCGGCACCGATACCGGTCCATTAAAGAATCTGACGGTGGAGACATGTTTCCACTATCTCTGCCTTCGCGACACTGACATTCCACCAAACGCTACCCAATTCAAATGCTGCCCGCCTATCCGTGACGAATCCAACCGCCTGAAATTGATTGATGCGCTATTGGAAGGCACGATCCAATACGTCGTATCGGACCATTCGCCCTGTGTGCCAGAACTGAAAAAGGGGGATTTCCTATCTGCCTGGGGGGGCGTATCTGGTCTAGGACTCGGGCTTTCGCTCTTGTGGACGGAATTGGGGGTGGGAAGGAGAGTGGAGTTGGGGCAGATTGTAGAATGGATGGGACGTGTGCAAGCAAAGCAAGTGGGGTTAcaagggaagaagggggtGATACAAAAAGGGGCAGCAGCGGATTTTGTCGTGTTTGACCCGCATGCCACGTTTGAGGTTACACCT GAGACATTACGGTTCAAGAACAAAGTATCCCCATACATCGGCAAAACCCTCACCGGCGTTGTCGAAAAGACGTACCTCGGCGGCAAGTTGGTCTGGGACCATGGCAGGGAGAGCAACGAGACGCTCGGGAGGTTTGTCTAG
- a CDS encoding DNA-binding protein, 42 kDa: MSAPAVDLKKPVQEPQTEKEVQKGLSDDALTKYTSAGQALGEVLKKLIPQITPGKKVLDLCIEGDKLVAEAVAPLWNKPKNGIKVVKGSAFPTSISVNNVVSHVSPLPSDPEIELKDGDVVKVMLGIHLDGYPVTHAETIHLSPKTDGLAADVIKAAYDAAQLAMRTLKAGAKNWDVTEVVDKAVRSYDCVAVEGMLSCQHEKNVTDGKKRVLLNPSPELRRDHETATFDEGEVYGVDVLVVTGTNGKAKADPSRTSIYKRGDTNYQLKMKTSRAVFSEIQKKAGAFPFTLRALDDEKRARMGVQEAVAHGLLKPYDIVQTAPGTLVAEFFFTIALLPAGPLLLSPTPAWYTADKVSSSKSLQDEELKNLIAQPLRAPKKKKKAAAKEETEA; this comes from the exons ATGTCCGCCCCCGCCGTCGACCTCAAGAAGCCCGTCCAGGAGCCTCAGACAGAGAAGGAGGTCCAAAAAGGTCTTTCCGACGACGC TCTCACCAAGTACACTTCTGCCGGCCAAGCTTTGGGTGAAGTGCTCAAAAAGTTGATTCCGCAGATCACGCCTGGTAAAAAGGTTCTTGACCTCTGTATCGA GGGTGACAAGCTTGTTGCCGAGGCTGTTGCGCCTCTTTGGAACAAGCCCAAGAACGGTATCAAGGTCGTCAAGG GCTCGGCCTTCCCGACATCCATCTCTGTCAACAATGTCGTTTCCCACGTGTCTCCTCTCCCGTCTGACCCCGAGATTGAGCTCAAGGATGGGGATGTGGTCAAGGTCATGCTCGGTATCCACCTGGACGGCTACCCTGTGACGCACGCGGAGACTATCCACCTGTCCCCCAAGACGGACGGTCTCGCGGCGGACGTCATCAAGGCAGCATACGACGCTGCGCAACTGGCGATGCGGACGCTCAAGGCGGGTGCGAAGAACTGGGACGTGACGGAGGTGGTGGACAAGGCTGTCAGGTCGTACGACTGTGTGGCGGTGGAGGGTATGCTGTCGTGTCAGCACGAGAAGAATGTGACGGATGGTAAGAAGCGAGTGTTGTTGAACCCTTCGCCCGAGCTGAGGAGGGACCATGAGACGGCGACGTTTGACGAGGGTGAGGTTTACGGTGTGGATGTCTTGGTCGTCACCGGTACCAATGGCAAG GCCAAGGCGGATCCTTCGCGAACATCCATCTACAAGCGGGGGGATACCAACTACCAgctgaagatgaagacttCCCGCGCCGTCTTTTCCGAGATTCAAAAGAAGGCTGGTGCTTTCCCGTTTACGCTTCGAGCGcttgatgatgagaagCGGGCGAGGATGGGTGTCCAAGAGGCCGTTGCGCATG GTCTTTTGAAGCCGTATGATATTGTCCAAACGGCCCCCGGTACACTCGTCGCCGaattcttcttcacca TCGCGCTTCTCCCTGCTGGACCTCTTCTCTTGTCTCCCACCCCGGCATGGTACACTGC TGACAAGGTTTCGTCCTCTAAATCGTTGCAAGATGAAGAGCTCAAGAATCTGATTGCGCAACCCCTGCGTGCgcccaagaagaagaagaaggctgctgCGAAGGAGGAGACCGAGGCGTAA